One genomic window of Streptococcus mitis includes the following:
- a CDS encoding GNAT family N-acetyltransferase: MEIPIKIIQASKSNLAEIEVLQASVFPAEKQQPSHILEESIRKCADTFLLARDENQLLGYVLGGPQPHNPQCLEIHSLVIDTDHQRQGLGTLLLAALKEVAVELDYKAIRLKSPDELLSYFEMNGFIDEEEATSLYAASQGFSMIWFNPFYLEEQ; encoded by the coding sequence ATGGAAATTCCAATTAAGATTATTCAGGCAAGTAAGTCAAATTTAGCTGAGATAGAGGTACTTCAGGCCTCAGTGTTTCCAGCTGAAAAGCAGCAACCTTCCCATATTTTAGAAGAAAGTATCCGTAAGTGTGCGGATACCTTTCTTCTAGCTAGGGATGAAAATCAGCTTTTGGGCTATGTTCTAGGTGGTCCTCAGCCCCACAATCCGCAATGTCTAGAAATACATTCTTTAGTCATTGATACTGACCATCAGAGACAGGGCTTGGGCACGCTTCTTCTTGCGGCTTTGAAAGAGGTGGCGGTAGAGCTGGATTACAAGGCTATTCGTTTGAAGAGTCCTGATGAGCTGCTTTCCTATTTTGAAATGAACGGTTTTATTGATGAAGAAGAAGCAACTTCGCTTTATGCAGCTAGTCAAGGTTTTAGTATGATTTGGTTTAATCCCTTTTATCTGGAGGAACAATGA
- the greA gene encoding transcription elongation factor GreA — MAEKTYPMTLEEKEKLEKELEELKLVRRPEVVERIKIARSYGDLSENSEYEAAKDEQAFVEGQISSLETKIRYAEIVNSDSVAQDEVAIGKTVTIQEIGEDEEEVYIIVGSAGADAFAGKVSNESPIGQALIGKKTGDTATIETPVGSYDVKILKVEKTA, encoded by the coding sequence ATGGCAGAAAAAACATATCCTATGACCCTTGAGGAAAAGGAAAAACTTGAAAAAGAATTAGAAGAATTGAAATTGGTTCGCCGTCCAGAAGTGGTAGAACGCATTAAGATTGCCCGTTCATACGGTGATCTTTCTGAAAACAGTGAATACGAAGCAGCTAAGGATGAACAAGCCTTTGTCGAAGGGCAAATCTCTAGCTTGGAAACAAAAATTCGCTATGCTGAAATCGTCAATAGCGACTCAGTTGCTCAAGATGAAGTAGCGATTGGTAAAACAGTCACTATCCAAGAAATTGGTGAGGACGAAGAAGAAGTTTATATTATTGTAGGTTCAGCGGGTGCGGATGCCTTTGCAGGTAAAGTTTCAAATGAAAGCCCAATTGGACAAGCCTTGATTGGCAAGAAAACAGGTGACACAGCAACCATTGAAACACCTGTTGGTAGCTATGATGTAAAAATCTTGAAGGTTGAAAAAACAGCCTAA
- a CDS encoding MalY/PatB family protein, with the protein MGKYDFTSLPNRLGHHTYKWKEAETDSEVLPAWIADMDFVVLPEIRQAVQTYADQLVYGYTYASEELIKEVQKWEATQHGYHFDKEALVFIEGVVPAISTAIQVFTKEGEAVLINTPVYPPFARSVKLNNRRLITNSLVEKDGLFEIDFDQLEKDLVEEDVKLYILCNPHNPGGRVWEKEVLEKIGQLCQKHGVLLVSDEIHQDLALFGHKHQSFNTINPAFKDFAIVLSSATKTFNIAGTKNSYAVIENPKLRLAYQKRQLANNQHEISGLGYLATEAAYRYGKDWLEELKQVFEDHINYVVELFGKETKIKVMKPQGTYLIWLDFSDYDLTDERLQELLRNEAKVILNRGLDFGEEGSLHARLNVAMPKSLLQEVCQRIVTTFAKP; encoded by the coding sequence ATGGGAAAATATGATTTTACAAGCCTGCCCAATCGCTTAGGGCACCATACTTATAAATGGAAAGAGGCGGAAACGGATAGTGAAGTCCTACCAGCCTGGATAGCGGATATGGATTTTGTAGTCTTGCCTGAAATTCGCCAAGCCGTGCAGACTTACGCTGATCAACTGGTCTATGGCTATACCTATGCCAGTGAAGAGTTAATTAAGGAAGTTCAAAAGTGGGAAGCTACACAACACGGTTACCACTTTGACAAAGAGGCCCTTGTCTTTATCGAGGGTGTGGTACCAGCCATCTCAACAGCTATTCAAGTCTTCACAAAAGAAGGCGAAGCTGTTTTGATTAACACGCCTGTCTATCCACCTTTTGCTCGCAGTGTCAAGTTGAACAATCGTAGATTGATTACTAATTCCTTGGTAGAAAAGGATGGTCTGTTTGAGATTGACTTTGACCAACTGGAGAAAGATTTGGTGGAAGAGGATGTCAAACTATACATTCTTTGCAACCCTCACAATCCTGGTGGACGTGTGTGGGAAAAGGAAGTGTTGGAGAAGATTGGTCAACTCTGCCAAAAACACGGTGTTTTGCTGGTTTCAGATGAGATTCATCAAGATTTGGCCCTCTTTGGTCACAAACACCAGTCTTTCAATACCATTAATCCTGCCTTCAAAGATTTTGCGATCGTCTTGAGTAGTGCTACTAAAACCTTTAACATCGCTGGGACAAAAAATTCCTATGCCGTCATTGAAAATCCTAAGTTGAGACTGGCTTACCAGAAACGCCAGTTGGCTAATAATCAGCATGAAATTTCGGGCTTGGGTTATTTGGCGACAGAAGCTGCCTATCGCTATGGGAAGGATTGGCTAGAGGAACTCAAGCAAGTATTTGAAGACCATATCAATTATGTGGTGGAATTATTTGGAAAAGAGACTAAAATCAAGGTTATGAAACCGCAAGGAACCTATTTGATTTGGCTGGATTTTTCAGACTATGACCTGACTGATGAAAGATTGCAAGAGCTGTTGAGAAATGAAGCCAAGGTTATTCTTAATCGTGGTTTGGATTTTGGGGAGGAAGGAAGTCTCCATGCCCGCCTCAATGTAGCCATGCCTAAATCTCTACTGCAAGAAGTTTGTCAGCGGATTGTGACGACTTTTGCCAAACCTTAA
- a CDS encoding GNAT family N-acetyltransferase, protein MKIRQARLEDLDRIVEIELENFSIEEAIPRSVFEAHLREIQTSFLVAEKEGRIMGYIEGPVGPHRHLLDQSFTEEIEDYSHESGGYISVTCLSIAKEAQGLGLGQKLLTSLKELALEHEREGINLTCHDYLIAYYEKHGFFNEGQSQSTFAGETWYDMVWEAKK, encoded by the coding sequence ATGAAAATCAGACAAGCAAGATTAGAAGATTTGGATCGTATCGTTGAGATTGAACTAGAAAATTTCTCGATTGAAGAAGCCATCCCTCGCTCTGTTTTTGAGGCGCATTTGCGAGAAATTCAGACCTCATTTCTGGTTGCAGAAAAAGAAGGCAGAATCATGGGGTATATAGAAGGACCAGTTGGCCCCCACCGCCATCTGCTAGATCAGTCTTTTACAGAAGAAATAGAAGATTATAGTCATGAGTCTGGTGGTTATATCTCTGTGACCTGTCTTTCTATTGCCAAGGAGGCACAGGGCCTTGGACTTGGCCAGAAATTATTAACATCCTTGAAAGAGTTGGCGCTTGAACACGAAAGAGAAGGCATTAATCTAACCTGTCATGACTATCTCATCGCCTACTACGAAAAACATGGATTTTTTAATGAAGGCCAGTCCCAGTCAACCTTTGCAGGAGAAACCTGGTATGATATGGTCTGGGAAGCTAAAAAATAA
- a CDS encoding amino acid permease: MSSKKKKNKMERGLTNRHVQVMAIAGTIGTGLFLGAGRSISLTGPSIVLIYMITGAFMFLMMRAVGEMLYQDPEQHTFINFITRHLGKCWGYFSVWSYWLSVVFIGMAEITAIAHYVQFWFPTWPSWMIEIGFLTILALVNLIAVKLFGEVEFWFAMVKIVAILAMIATGVFMVLTGFKTPHGVASLANITDNFSLFPNGGVNFVMAFQMVFFAYLMIEFIGVTTSETKNPRQVLPKAVKEIPLRIAFFYGGALLAIMAIIPWRELASADSPFVTVFELAGIKWAAALINFVVLTSAASALNSTLYSTGRHLYQIAHDSPNLFLKAIKADTLSRHNVPQNAIIASAILIALAAFINVLPGVSDAFALITASSSGVYIAIYILIMVAHLKYRKSPDFMADGYLMPHYRFLNPLTMLFFAFVFVTLFLQESTFVGAIGSAIWIIGFGIYSQWKFRK, translated from the coding sequence ATGAGTTCAAAGAAGAAAAAAAATAAGATGGAGCGTGGTCTGACCAATCGTCACGTGCAGGTTATGGCCATTGCGGGAACAATCGGAACAGGACTCTTTTTGGGAGCAGGTCGCTCTATCAGCCTAACAGGTCCTTCCATTGTACTGATTTATATGATTACTGGGGCTTTCATGTTCCTCATGATGCGTGCAGTTGGGGAAATGCTCTACCAAGACCCTGAGCAACATACCTTTATCAACTTTATCACGCGCCATTTGGGTAAGTGCTGGGGCTATTTCTCAGTTTGGTCTTACTGGCTATCCGTTGTCTTTATCGGTATGGCGGAAATCACTGCTATCGCACATTATGTGCAATTTTGGTTCCCAACTTGGCCGAGTTGGATGATTGAGATTGGATTTTTGACCATTCTAGCCTTGGTCAATTTGATTGCGGTGAAGCTCTTTGGGGAAGTTGAGTTTTGGTTTGCGATGGTCAAGATTGTGGCTATTTTAGCCATGATTGCGACAGGGGTCTTTATGGTCTTGACAGGCTTTAAGACACCTCATGGAGTAGCAAGTTTGGCCAATATCACCGACAATTTCTCCCTCTTCCCTAATGGTGGAGTGAACTTTGTCATGGCCTTTCAGATGGTTTTTTTTGCTTACCTCATGATTGAATTTATCGGGGTAACAACTTCTGAAACCAAAAATCCACGTCAGGTCTTGCCAAAAGCCGTTAAGGAAATTCCTTTGCGTATCGCCTTTTTCTACGGTGGTGCCCTCTTAGCCATCATGGCTATCATTCCGTGGCGTGAACTTGCTTCAGCTGATTCTCCCTTTGTTACGGTATTTGAATTGGCAGGTATCAAGTGGGCAGCAGCCTTGATTAACTTCGTCGTTTTGACCTCAGCAGCATCTGCTCTTAACTCAACCCTTTATTCAACAGGTCGTCATTTGTACCAGATTGCTCATGATTCACCAAATCTATTCTTGAAGGCTATTAAGGCAGATACTCTCTCTAGACACAATGTGCCACAAAATGCTATCATCGCTTCAGCAATCTTGATTGCCCTAGCAGCCTTTATCAATGTCTTGCCAGGAGTTTCCGATGCCTTTGCCTTGATTACGGCATCATCATCAGGTGTCTATATCGCCATTTATATCTTGATTATGGTGGCTCACCTTAAATACCGCAAGTCACCAGACTTTATGGCGGATGGCTATCTCATGCCCCATTATCGTTTCCTAAATCCTTTAACCATGCTCTTCTTTGCCTTTGTCTTTGTAACCCTCTTTTTACAAGAGTCTACATTTGTAGGAGCAATCGGATCAGCTATCTGGATTATCGGTTTTGGGATTTACAGCCAGTGGAAATTTAGAAAATAG
- a CDS encoding DEAD/DEAH box helicase has translation MAKLIPGKVRIEGVALYETGKVDIIKEKNNRLYARVAEEELRYSLEDDLVFCACDFFQKRGYCVHLAALEHFLKNDERGQEILQSLEEGHEEKEDVETKVTLGGKFLERILTSKSDRSYELSAVGQVEAGTNHILWTLRIGQINSQKYYVIRDIPLFLRVVEKRKPYMIGKTYEESLSWEAFDEASQELITFLRGLIEEGTTPDLFFQNQGRHLFFPLTFFEQGVNLLMSLPHFQFDHQVDSYQTMLFQDMNADANLFAFTVTEYSDYFEMEISESPRINVFYQGAVLFHKGQVYFLTDQQTRLLQEIKALPLDQHGKKYLQFDSSDRDKLASCLTLFSQMGTVSAPERLQIKSFAPSFYFDREEDNRIRLEIQFDYGNRQVSSRQELEELPFSSDADLEERIFQVCLAAGFEADFQSWRQALKAESVYHFFHEIIPVFEKLGNVDLSDKLEELYSLASPQVQIASKGGLLEIQFDFQDIAQEEIDQAMQALVTNKDFYIDSSNQVYFFDEETKKIRQNLQELGQFELKDGSLQARKSLAYSLAHLFEGRDRISFSQEFQNLAQDLTHPEDFPRQATQVKADLRDYQEKGIGWLQMLHHYGFGGILADDMGLGKTLQTIAFLTSQVTKESRVLILAPSGLIYNWADEFQKFAPQLDVAVVHGLKASREEILAESHQIYVTSYATFRQDSELYQGMSFDFLFLDEAQVMKNAQTKIAQTLREFVVPSVFALSGTPIENHLGELWSIFQIVMPGLLPRKKEFMKLTAERVAQFIKPFVMRRKKEEVLTELPDLIEVVYKNELEDQQKAIYLAQLQQMREHLAQVSDQEFQRSRVEILSGLMRLRQICDTPALFMEDYQGASGKLDSLRDLLVQVADGGHRVLIFSQFKGMLEKIEQDLPDLGLTSFKITGSTPAKERQDMTKAFNQGERDAFLISLKAGGVGLNLTGADTVILVDLWWNPAVEAQAIGRAHRMGQEETVEVYRLVTKGTIEEKIQELQEQKKHLVSQVLDGTESRGSLTLAEIREILGISEAST, from the coding sequence ATGGCTAAATTGATTCCGGGGAAAGTCCGTATCGAAGGCGTTGCCCTTTATGAAACTGGTAAAGTTGACATCATCAAGGAAAAGAACAATCGGCTCTATGCTCGCGTTGCAGAAGAAGAACTGCGCTATAGTCTAGAGGATGATTTGGTTTTTTGTGCTTGCGATTTTTTCCAAAAGAGGGGCTACTGTGTGCATTTGGCGGCGCTGGAGCATTTTCTGAAAAATGATGAGCGTGGCCAGGAAATCTTGCAGAGTCTGGAAGAAGGTCATGAAGAAAAAGAGGACGTTGAAACCAAGGTGACCTTGGGTGGCAAATTTTTGGAACGAATCTTGACCTCAAAATCAGACCGCTCCTATGAGTTGTCGGCTGTGGGACAAGTGGAAGCAGGAACTAATCATATCTTGTGGACCCTGAGAATCGGGCAAATCAATAGTCAAAAATACTATGTCATTCGGGATATTCCTCTCTTTTTAAGAGTTGTTGAGAAGAGAAAACCTTATATGATTGGAAAAACTTATGAGGAGTCTCTGTCTTGGGAAGCCTTTGATGAGGCCAGTCAAGAACTTATTACTTTCTTGCGCGGACTAATAGAGGAAGGAACGACTCCAGACCTCTTTTTCCAAAACCAAGGTCGGCATCTCTTTTTCCCTCTGACCTTTTTTGAGCAGGGTGTGAATTTATTGATGAGCTTACCCCATTTTCAATTTGACCATCAAGTAGATAGTTACCAAACCATGCTCTTTCAGGATATGAATGCGGATGCTAATCTATTTGCCTTTACAGTAACAGAATACTCTGACTATTTTGAAATGGAAATCAGCGAGAGCCCCAGGATCAATGTCTTTTATCAGGGAGCTGTGCTGTTTCATAAAGGACAGGTTTATTTTCTAACAGATCAGCAGACGCGTCTTCTCCAGGAAATTAAAGCGCTGCCTTTGGATCAGCATGGAAAGAAATATCTGCAATTTGATAGCAGTGACCGAGATAAGTTGGCTTCTTGCTTAACTCTTTTTAGTCAGATGGGCACCGTTTCAGCTCCAGAACGCTTACAAATCAAATCCTTTGCGCCCTCTTTTTACTTTGATAGGGAAGAGGATAATCGGATTCGTTTAGAAATTCAGTTTGATTATGGTAATAGACAGGTATCTAGCCGACAAGAGCTAGAAGAATTACCATTTTCGAGTGATGCTGACTTAGAAGAAAGAATTTTCCAAGTCTGTTTGGCAGCTGGTTTTGAAGCGGACTTTCAATCTTGGCGCCAGGCCTTAAAAGCGGAGTCTGTTTATCATTTCTTCCACGAAATCATTCCAGTCTTTGAAAAACTCGGGAATGTTGACCTATCAGATAAGCTAGAAGAGCTTTATAGCCTAGCAAGCCCTCAAGTGCAGATTGCTTCTAAGGGAGGTCTCTTGGAAATCCAGTTTGATTTTCAAGACATTGCCCAAGAAGAAATTGACCAAGCCATGCAAGCCTTGGTCACCAACAAGGATTTTTACATTGATTCGTCTAACCAAGTCTACTTTTTCGATGAAGAAACCAAGAAAATTCGCCAAAATCTACAGGAACTAGGACAATTTGAACTAAAAGATGGCTCCTTACAAGCTCGGAAATCCTTAGCCTACAGTTTAGCTCATCTTTTTGAAGGGCGAGACCGCATTTCTTTTTCACAAGAATTCCAGAATTTGGCCCAGGATTTGACGCATCCAGAGGACTTCCCACGACAAGCAACTCAGGTTAAGGCTGACTTGCGTGATTATCAGGAAAAGGGAATCGGCTGGCTACAAATGCTCCATCATTATGGTTTTGGTGGGATTTTGGCTGATGATATGGGACTTGGTAAAACCCTGCAGACCATTGCTTTTTTGACCAGTCAAGTGACAAAAGAAAGTCGGGTTTTGATTTTAGCTCCATCTGGTTTGATCTACAACTGGGCAGATGAGTTTCAGAAATTTGCCCCACAGTTGGATGTGGCTGTTGTTCATGGTTTGAAAGCTAGTCGTGAAGAGATTCTTGCTGAGAGCCATCAAATCTATGTAACGAGCTATGCCACCTTCCGTCAGGACAGTGAGCTTTATCAGGGGATGTCCTTTGACTTTCTTTTCTTAGATGAAGCTCAGGTTATGAAAAACGCCCAGACCAAGATTGCCCAGACATTGAGAGAGTTTGTGGTGCCGTCGGTCTTTGCCCTGTCAGGAACTCCTATTGAAAATCACCTAGGTGAGCTGTGGTCTATTTTCCAAATCGTCATGCCAGGACTCCTGCCAAGAAAGAAAGAATTTATGAAATTGACAGCAGAGCGAGTGGCTCAGTTTATCAAGCCTTTCGTTATGCGGCGCAAGAAAGAAGAAGTTCTGACCGAATTGCCAGACTTGATTGAAGTGGTTTATAAGAATGAACTGGAAGACCAGCAAAAGGCTATTTATCTAGCCCAGTTGCAACAGATGCGAGAACATTTGGCTCAAGTTTCAGATCAGGAATTTCAGCGAAGTCGGGTGGAAATCTTGTCTGGTCTGATGCGCCTGCGTCAAATCTGTGACACTCCTGCCCTCTTTATGGAAGATTATCAGGGAGCCAGTGGGAAACTGGATAGTCTTCGAGACCTGCTGGTCCAGGTGGCAGACGGAGGACACCGTGTCTTGATTTTCTCGCAGTTCAAGGGAATGTTAGAGAAAATTGAACAAGACCTGCCAGACTTGGGATTGACATCTTTTAAAATTACGGGTTCAACCCCAGCCAAGGAAAGACAAGATATGACCAAGGCCTTTAACCAAGGGGAAAGAGATGCCTTTCTGATTTCCCTTAAGGCTGGTGGTGTCGGTCTGAACCTGACAGGTGCTGATACAGTAATCTTGGTTGACCTTTGGTGGAATCCTGCGGTGGAGGCGCAAGCTATTGGCCGTGCCCATCGGATGGGTCAGGAAGAAACGGTTGAGGTCTATCGCTTGGTGACCAAGGGAACTATTGAAGAAAAAATTCAGGAACTCCAAGAACAGAAGAAACATCTGGTGTCACAAGTATTGGACGGCACAGAGTCACGTGGCAGTCTGACCCTAGCAGAAATTAGAGAAATTTTGGGAATTTCTGAAGCCAGCACTTGA
- a CDS encoding cystathionine gamma-synthase, with the protein MREERFPLVSDDEVMLTEMPVMDLYDESDFISNIKGEYRDKNYLEWAPITEEKPAKPIEKPVEKPKKSGLGVKKEGKSYAEQAREEARADLKKKRSASYLTKDITPTRRPSQQRLDRQGNQPTAPFQKENPGEFVKYSQKLTQSHYILAEEVNNISTQAEPKETSGPKKNNYDFLKKSQIYNKKNQQKEQERQVAQELNLTRITE; encoded by the coding sequence ATGAGAGAAGAACGATTTCCATTGGTGTCAGATGATGAGGTCATGCTGACTGAAATGCCGGTTATGGATCTCTACGATGAATCTGATTTTATCAGTAATATCAAGGGAGAATACCGTGATAAGAATTATCTGGAGTGGGCCCCTATTACTGAAGAAAAACCAGCAAAACCGATTGAAAAGCCAGTAGAGAAACCTAAGAAGTCTGGTTTAGGAGTTAAAAAAGAAGGAAAGAGCTATGCGGAGCAGGCGCGTGAAGAAGCACGTGCGGACTTGAAAAAGAAACGCTCAGCAAGTTATCTGACTAAGGATATTACTCCTACAAGGCGCCCTTCTCAGCAACGTTTGGATAGACAGGGCAATCAACCTACTGCGCCTTTCCAAAAGGAAAATCCTGGTGAATTTGTTAAATATAGTCAAAAATTGACCCAGTCTCATTACATCTTGGCGGAAGAAGTGAACAATATTTCGACTCAAGCTGAGCCAAAAGAAACTTCAGGCCCAAAGAAAAACAATTATGATTTTCTGAAGAAGAGCCAAATCTACAATAAAAAGAATCAACAAAAAGAACAAGAACGTCAGGTTGCCCAAGAGTTGAATCTGACAAGAATTACGGAATAG
- the murC gene encoding UDP-N-acetylmuramate--L-alanine ligase, which produces MSKTYHFIGIKGSGMSALALMLHQMGHKVQGSDVEKYYFTQRGLEQAGITILPFDEKNLDGDMEIIAGNAFRPDNNVEIAYADQNGISYKRYHEFLGSFMRDFVSMGVAGAHGKTSTTGMLSHVLSHITDTSFLIGDGTGRGSANAKYFVFESDEYERHFMPYHPEYSIITNIDFDHPDYFTSLEDVFNAFNDYAKQITKGLFIYGEDAELRKITSDAPIYYYGFEAEGNDFVASDLLRSTTGSTFTVHFRGQELGQFHIPTFGRHNIMNATAVIGLLYTAGFDLNLVREHLKTFAGVKRRFTEKIVNDTVIIDDFAHHPTEIIATLDAARQKYPSKEIVAVFQPHTFTRTIALLDDFAHALNQADAVYLAQIYGSAREVDHGDVKVEDLANKINKKHQVITVENVSPLLDHDNAVYVFMGAGDIQTYEYSFERLLSNLTSNVQ; this is translated from the coding sequence ATGTCAAAGACATATCATTTTATCGGAATTAAGGGATCAGGTATGAGTGCCTTGGCCTTGATGTTGCACCAAATGGGGCATAAGGTACAGGGATCAGATGTTGAAAAGTACTACTTTACTCAACGTGGTCTTGAGCAGGCAGGGATTACTATTCTTCCTTTTGATGAAAAGAATCTAGACGGTGATATGGAAATTATCGCTGGAAATGCCTTTCGTCCAGATAACAACGTCGAAATTGCCTATGCGGACCAAAATGGCATTAGCTACAAACGCTACCATGAGTTCCTAGGTAGCTTTATGCGTGACTTTGTTAGCATGGGAGTTGCTGGAGCGCACGGAAAAACTTCAACAACAGGTATGTTGTCTCATGTCTTGTCTCATATCACAGATACTAGCTTCTTGATTGGAGACGGGACAGGTCGTGGTTCAGCCAATGCCAAATATTTTGTCTTTGAATCTGACGAATATGAGCGCCACTTCATGCCTTACCACCCAGAATACTCTATCATCACCAACATTGACTTTGACCATCCAGACTATTTCACAAGTCTAGAGGATGTTTTCAATGCCTTTAACGACTATGCTAAACAAATTACCAAAGGTTTGTTTATCTACGGTGAAGATGCTGAATTGCGTAAGATTACGTCTGATGCACCAATTTATTATTATGGTTTTGAAGCAGAAGGTAATGACTTTGTCGCTAGTGATCTTCTTCGTTCAACAACTGGTTCAACCTTCACAGTTCATTTCCGTGGTCAAGAATTAGGGCAATTCCACATTCCAACCTTTGGTCGTCATAATATCATGAATGCGACAGCCGTTATTGGTCTTCTTTACACAGCAGGATTTGATTTGAACTTGGTGCGTGAGCACTTGAAAACATTTGCCGGTGTTAAGCGTCGTTTCACTGAGAAAATTGTCAATGACACGGTGATTATCGATGACTTTGCCCACCATCCAACAGAAATCATTGCGACCTTGGATGCGGCTCGTCAGAAATACCCAAGCAAGGAAATTGTTGCAGTCTTCCAACCTCATACCTTTACAAGAACTATTGCCTTGTTGGATGACTTTGCCCACGCTTTGAATCAAGCGGATGCTGTTTACCTAGCCCAAATTTATGGATCTGCTCGTGAAGTAGACCATGGTGATGTTAAAGTGGAAGACCTAGCCAACAAAATCAACAAGAAACACCAAGTGATCACTGTTGAAAATGTTTCTCCACTCCTAGACCATGACAATGCTGTCTATGTCTTTATGGGAGCAGGAGACATCCAAACCTATGAGTATTCATTTGAACGTCTCTTGTCTAATTTGACAAGCAATGTTCAATAG
- the mltG gene encoding endolytic transglycosylase MltG: protein MSEKSREDEKLSFKEQILRDLEKVKRYEGIRQEAAEFDEKKSALSVPDTKIADEEVMNASLSAVEKIMENAPRVPQHPSEDVPASPAKELREEAPIVPSHPSQDVPASPADELQRETPAVPTHPSQDVPSSPAEESASRPGPGPVRPRKVEKEFNEIPTRVAVSYKTEAEKEPQKEVAKPEQVTESEAVEVITETPRRSRRETVKPVKKKKSHLKAFFISLLIFLALISAGGYFGYQYVQSSLLPVDANSKEYVTVQIPEGSNVQEIGSALEHSGVIKHGVIFAFYAKYKNYSDLKAGYYNLQKSMSTEDIIKELQKGGTPEPQEPSLADLTIPEGYTIDQIAQAVGQLQGEFKEPLTADAFLAKVQDDNFISQEVAKYPNLLESLPTKESGVRYRLEGFLFPATYSIKESTTIESLIDEMLAAMDKALTPHYSAIKSKNLTVNELLTIASLVEKEGAKTEDRKLIAGVFYNRLNLGMPLQSNIAILYAQGKLGQNISLADDAGIDTSINSPYNVYTKPGLMPGPVDSPSQDAIEASINQTKSENLYFVANVTDGKVYYAVTQEEHDRNVAEHVNSKLTQNSSSN from the coding sequence TTGAGTGAAAAGTCAAGAGAAGACGAAAAATTAAGCTTTAAAGAGCAGATTTTACGTGATTTAGAAAAAGTAAAACGTTATGAAGGGATTCGTCAAGAGGCCGCTGAATTTGATGAAAAAAAATCAGCTTTGTCTGTCCCTGACACAAAAATTGCTGATGAAGAAGTGATGAATGCATCCCTATCAGCTGTTGAAAAAATTATGGAGAATGCACCACGTGTTCCACAGCATCCTAGTGAAGATGTGCCTGCATCACCGGCAAAGGAACTAAGAGAGGAAGCTCCAATCGTTCCTAGTCACCCTAGTCAAGATGTTCCAGCTTCACCAGCAGATGAGCTTCAAAGAGAAACTCCTGCCGTCCCAACCCATCCAAGTCAAGATGTGCCGTCTTCTCCAGCGGAAGAAAGTGCCTCAAGACCAGGACCAGGTCCTGTTAGACCTAGAAAAGTAGAAAAGGAATTCAATGAGATTCCAACAAGAGTAGCTGTTTCTTATAAGACTGAAGCTGAAAAAGAACCTCAGAAAGAAGTAGCAAAACCAGAACAAGTCACGGAATCGGAAGCTGTTGAAGTCATTACTGAAACTCCACGTCGTAGTCGTCGTGAGACAGTTAAACCAGTTAAGAAGAAAAAATCACATTTGAAGGCTTTCTTCATTTCACTACTGATTTTCCTTGCCTTGATTTCAGCAGGTGGTTACTTTGGTTACCAGTACGTTCAATCATCTTTATTACCAGTTGATGCAAATTCTAAGGAATATGTAACGGTTCAAATCCCAGAAGGATCCAATGTCCAAGAGATTGGATCAGCACTTGAACATTCTGGTGTGATTAAACACGGAGTGATTTTTGCTTTTTATGCTAAATATAAGAATTATTCAGATTTGAAGGCTGGATATTACAATTTGCAAAAGAGCATGAGTACAGAGGATATCATTAAGGAACTACAAAAAGGTGGTACTCCTGAACCTCAAGAACCTTCACTTGCAGATTTAACGATTCCAGAAGGATATACCATTGATCAAATCGCCCAAGCTGTAGGCCAATTACAAGGTGAATTTAAAGAGCCTTTGACCGCGGATGCTTTCTTGGCTAAAGTTCAAGATGACAACTTTATCAGTCAAGAAGTTGCTAAATATCCAAACCTACTCGAAAGCTTGCCAACGAAAGAAAGTGGGGTTCGTTATCGTTTAGAAGGTTTCCTCTTCCCAGCGACTTACTCTATCAAGGAAAGCACAACTATTGAAAGCTTGATTGATGAGATGCTGGCAGCTATGGATAAGGCCTTGACTCCGCACTATAGTGCAATCAAGTCTAAAAACTTGACAGTCAATGAATTGCTAACAATTGCGTCACTTGTTGAAAAAGAAGGTGCTAAGACTGAAGACCGTAAGTTGATTGCAGGTGTCTTCTACAATCGTTTGAACCTTGGTATGCCACTTCAAAGCAATATTGCAATCTTGTATGCCCAAGGGAAACTTGGCCAAAATATTAGCCTAGCAGATGATGCTGGAATTGACACATCGATTAATTCACCATATAATGTTTATACCAAACCTGGTTTGATGCCTGGTCCAGTAGATAGTCCAAGTCAGGACGCGATTGAAGCAAGTATTAACCAAACAAAGAGTGAGAACCTCTACTTTGTAGCCAATGTTACAGATGGTAAAGTCTATTACGCAGTGACACAGGAAGAACATGATCGTAATGTAGCTGAGCACGTCAATAGCAAGCTTACTCAAAATAGTAGTTCAAACTAA